GTTTTTTCTTTTGGCCGCGACCATGCTGTGGGCAACAGCCATCGTCATTGAAAAGGGCATTGCGCCTGCTTCCTCAGCGCTGCTCATCCTTGGCCTCACCCGTTTCGGCGCTGGGTTGGCATTGCCGGCACTCCTATACTTTGGGGGCCGGGAGTTTCTCTGGACCATGCGGCAGCATGGCGTCTACGCACTCGGAGCCATGGGTTCGGCAGAGCTGCTTGGAACTACAGCCGAACTGGCGTTCTACGGGGCGCTCATACTTGGTCCAGCAACACTCGTTTCTGCCGTAAGTGCCGTTCAGCCGTTTTATGTATTAGTGCTCGTGGCTGTACTGGGATTTTTTGTGCCAAGCCTTTTAGAAGGTAGAACGACCGCTAAATCTTTCCTATTCAAATTTGTTGGTATAGTTGTTATGGCAGCCGGAAGTCTACTGGTCACATAGGGATTCTTGACAGGTTTTGCATCAGTTTTTATACTGTTAGCACTCTAATAAAAAGAGTGCTAAATTGTTTCCATGGAGTTTCCAGCCATTAATACCCGTCAGGCAAGTATCCTCGAGAGCATTGTTC
Above is a genomic segment from Patescibacteria group bacterium containing:
- a CDS encoding EamA family transporter, which encodes MTWQILAVIAPFLWACTNIIDKLVMEKYARRSIVPIVFDSICGVVIGAALVTYAGWQNITPVIFALGSGAGLILLLASLLYFAAVRRGDISRLVPMLYFVPLFVAVLAAVFLNEVFPAVQYVGVLLLVSGAILVSYQNGRIVVGSSMFFLLAATMLWATAIVIEKGIAPASSALLILGLTRFGAGLALPALLYFGGREFLWTMRQHGVYALGAMGSAELLGTTAELAFYGALILGPATLVSAVSAVQPFYVLVLVAVLGFFVPSLLEGRTTAKSFLFKFVGIVVMAAGSLLVT